Proteins encoded within one genomic window of Panacibacter microcysteis:
- a CDS encoding magnesium chelatase produces MKIHDIKTLGELKKSGYKPLSVKDELRKNLVEKIRNKENTFNGIIGYEDTVIPDTERAILSRHNILFLGLRGQAKTRMARQMTELLDEYIPVVHGSEINDDPLNPLSKYAKDQIAEHGDDTPIYWLHRSERYGEKLATPDVSVADLIGDIDPIKAANLRLSFADERVIHYGIIPRSNRSIFVINEIPDLQARIQVALFNILEEGDIQIRGFKLRMPLDIMFVFTANPEDYTNRGSIVTPLKDRIQSQILTHYPKDIETSLSITEQEADILEEQQHVSVSDLVKRLIEQVAFEARNNEYVDKKSGVSARLTIAAFENAVSSAERRAIIHGEKDTQVWISDLAGIIPSITGKIELVYEGEQEGPYQVALNLLDKSIRSQFITYFPNPESLKKRKSTGKASQAQKEDDPYKEITKWFDKGNHLDMLVDMKDAEKIQALYKVEGLYGIVKKLYPHANEKESALLMEFVLHGLAAYSLISKKTIEGKIQFKDLIGSMMNLGQFSTDEGEDDTDIFNEDDYK; encoded by the coding sequence ATGAAAATACACGATATAAAAACTTTAGGCGAATTAAAGAAGAGTGGCTACAAACCTTTATCGGTTAAGGATGAATTGCGCAAAAACCTGGTGGAGAAAATACGCAATAAAGAAAACACGTTTAACGGCATCATTGGTTATGAAGACACCGTAATACCAGATACAGAAAGGGCGATCCTGAGCAGGCATAACATCCTGTTTCTCGGTTTACGCGGACAGGCAAAAACAAGAATGGCGCGGCAGATGACAGAACTGCTGGATGAATATATACCGGTAGTGCATGGCAGCGAAATAAACGATGACCCGTTAAACCCGCTTAGCAAATATGCAAAGGACCAGATTGCAGAACATGGTGATGATACACCCATTTACTGGCTGCACCGCAGTGAACGGTACGGTGAAAAACTGGCAACACCCGATGTTAGTGTGGCAGATCTTATCGGCGATATTGACCCAATAAAAGCAGCCAACCTGAGACTGAGTTTTGCTGATGAACGTGTAATACACTATGGTATCATTCCACGCAGTAACCGCAGCATTTTTGTGATCAACGAAATACCCGATCTGCAGGCGCGTATACAGGTGGCTCTATTCAACATTCTCGAAGAAGGTGACATACAGATCCGCGGTTTTAAACTGCGTATGCCGCTTGATATTATGTTTGTCTTTACTGCCAACCCCGAAGATTATACCAACCGCGGCAGTATAGTAACGCCTCTTAAAGACCGTATACAAAGCCAGATATTAACACACTACCCCAAAGACATTGAAACATCTTTGTCTATTACAGAGCAGGAAGCAGATATACTTGAAGAACAACAACACGTAAGCGTTAGCGACCTCGTAAAACGCCTGATAGAACAGGTGGCTTTTGAAGCACGTAACAATGAGTACGTAGATAAAAAGAGCGGTGTAAGCGCAAGGCTTACCATCGCTGCATTTGAGAATGCCGTAAGCAGTGCCGAACGCAGGGCTATCATACACGGCGAAAAGGATACACAGGTATGGATAAGCGATCTTGCCGGCATCATACCATCTATTACAGGCAAGATTGAACTGGTGTACGAAGGCGAGCAGGAAGGGCCATACCAGGTAGCGCTCAACCTGCTTGATAAATCTATCCGCTCGCAGTTTATCACCTATTTCCCCAATCCGGAATCGCTTAAAAAAAGGAAGTCAACCGGCAAAGCATCACAGGCACAAAAAGAAGACGACCCTTATAAAGAAATAACCAAATGGTTTGATAAGGGTAATCACCTTGATATGCTTGTGGACATGAAAGATGCTGAAAAAATACAGGCATTGTATAAAGTAGAAGGCCTGTACGGCATTGTAAAAAAGCTGTACCCGCATGCAAACGAAAAAGAAAGCGCGTTACTAATGGAATTTGTGCTGCACGGCCTTGCTGCTTACTCGCTGATCAGTAAAAAAACGATTGAAGGAAAAATTCAGTTTAAAGACCTCATTGGCAGTATGATGAACCTTGGCCAGTTTAGTACAGACGAGGGAGAAGACGATACAGATATCTTTAATGAAGACGATTATAAGTAG
- a CDS encoding carboxypeptidase regulatory-like domain-containing protein, producing the protein MKNTRIGVLALAALFVGLVSFENFDGGSIKGKVVPPDGASQVWALSSTDTLKAIINQGMFEIQNAKAGTYKIYIDAVEPYKDVIKEGVQVTEGGAADLGDITLQK; encoded by the coding sequence ATGAAAAACACAAGAATTGGTGTGCTGGCATTAGCAGCACTTTTTGTAGGATTGGTTTCCTTTGAAAATTTTGATGGTGGTTCAATAAAAGGAAAAGTTGTTCCTCCCGACGGTGCTTCACAGGTTTGGGCACTTTCTTCAACTGACACATTAAAAGCAATCATCAACCAGGGCATGTTCGAAATACAGAATGCCAAAGCTGGCACCTATAAAATTTACATCGATGCTGTAGAACCTTATAAAGATGTGATTAAAGAAGGTGTGCAGGTTACAGAAGGTGGTGCAGCAGATCTTGGAGACATTACGCTACAGAAATAA